In one Neobacillus sp. WH10 genomic region, the following are encoded:
- the cyoE gene encoding heme o synthase, producing MSNSKAYGEATIENGAASLHSTIEKTSVWKDFTALIKIGIVNSNLITTFTGLWLALHFSGLSFLDNLDVVFFTVAGSSLIIAGSCAINNYVDRDIDHLMERTKSRPTVTGKILPVKVLSLGILLIGLGTLCLLFTTMTATVIGLLGVFSYVFLYTLWSKRQLVSNTIIGSFSGAVPPLIGWAAVDANLDIMAWALFVLMFVWQPPHFYALAMRRVKEYKAAGVPMLPVVKGFKTTKIHILVWVALLLPIPFFLTKLGIPFLILATFLNIGWLALGIYGYRIKDDIKWAKLMFVYSLQYLTIIFVAMVIVTLI from the coding sequence ATGTCCAACTCAAAGGCTTATGGAGAAGCAACCATAGAGAATGGTGCTGCAAGCCTGCATTCAACAATTGAAAAAACCTCTGTATGGAAAGACTTCACGGCCCTTATCAAAATTGGAATTGTTAATTCTAATTTAATTACCACATTTACAGGATTATGGCTTGCACTTCATTTTTCAGGGCTAAGCTTTCTAGATAATTTAGATGTTGTATTTTTTACAGTTGCAGGTTCTTCCTTAATTATTGCCGGATCATGTGCAATCAATAATTATGTTGATCGTGATATCGATCATTTAATGGAAAGAACGAAATCAAGGCCTACTGTTACAGGAAAAATTTTACCTGTAAAAGTTCTTTCATTAGGTATTTTACTAATTGGACTGGGAACACTGTGTTTATTATTTACAACCATGACTGCAACAGTAATTGGACTGCTTGGAGTTTTTAGTTATGTTTTCCTTTATACTCTGTGGTCCAAGCGGCAACTGGTTTCCAATACAATTATTGGAAGTTTCTCAGGCGCTGTTCCACCGTTAATCGGCTGGGCAGCAGTTGATGCGAACCTTGATATAATGGCGTGGGCGTTATTTGTCCTTATGTTTGTTTGGCAGCCACCACATTTTTATGCTCTAGCGATGAGAAGAGTGAAAGAATACAAGGCTGCTGGAGTACCGATGCTACCTGTTGTGAAGGGCTTCAAAACAACGAAAATTCATATTTTGGTATGGGTAGCACTACTCTTGCCAATCCCATTTTTTCTTACCAAATTAGGAATCCCATTTCTAATTCTAGCGACTTTTTTAAATATCGGTTGGCTGGCATTAGGGATTTATGGATATAGGATCAAAGATGACATAAAGTGGGCAAAGCTAATGTTTGTTTATTCTTTGCAATATTTAACTATTATTTTTGTAGCAATGGTTATAGTTACATTAATTTAG
- the coxB gene encoding cytochrome c oxidase subunit II — protein sequence MKRLAKWRLISLFAILALILSGCGEPFVSALQPAGEVADMQYDLMKLSTFIMVGVILVVLLIFVIIFVRFRRKDDKIPKQVEGSHKLEIIWTTIPILLLLILAVPTVAATFKLADVKEMDKKDSKALVINVRSHLYWWDFEYPGQKIVTSQELVVPTDEKVYFNLKSMDVKHSFWIPAVGGKLDTNTDNINKFWLEFDDKRSNEAGNLFYGKCAELCGPSHALMDFKVKAMSRDKFDTWVSAMQDVKEPQKAQTDLAAQGQDIFNKSCIGCHAVTPANKMPETARLAPNLTNFGDRSRVAGILDHNKEELKNWVKNPETYKPGNQMTGKYQDLTDAQLDALAEYLMGLKVQE from the coding sequence ATGAAAAGGCTTGCAAAATGGCGCCTAATTTCGTTATTTGCGATCTTAGCGCTTATACTCTCCGGATGTGGTGAACCATTTGTTTCAGCGTTACAGCCAGCCGGTGAAGTTGCAGACATGCAATATGATTTAATGAAGTTAAGCACCTTTATAATGGTGGGAGTAATCCTTGTAGTATTGCTCATTTTTGTTATTATATTTGTCCGTTTCAGAAGAAAAGACGACAAAATACCAAAGCAAGTAGAAGGAAGCCATAAGTTAGAAATTATATGGACTACTATTCCTATTCTGTTACTTCTAATTTTGGCTGTACCAACCGTAGCTGCAACATTTAAACTTGCTGATGTTAAAGAAATGGATAAGAAAGACTCAAAAGCGTTAGTTATTAATGTAAGGTCACACTTATATTGGTGGGATTTTGAATATCCTGGTCAGAAGATTGTGACGAGTCAGGAATTAGTCGTTCCTACGGATGAAAAGGTATATTTTAACCTGAAATCAATGGATGTAAAACATTCATTCTGGATTCCGGCTGTCGGCGGAAAATTAGATACCAATACTGATAACATCAACAAATTCTGGCTGGAATTTGATGACAAACGTTCGAATGAAGCAGGAAATCTTTTTTACGGAAAATGTGCTGAGCTTTGTGGACCATCACATGCTTTGATGGACTTTAAAGTAAAAGCAATGAGTCGTGATAAATTTGATACTTGGGTATCTGCGATGCAGGATGTAAAAGAGCCGCAAAAAGCACAAACAGATTTAGCTGCACAAGGGCAGGATATCTTTAATAAAAGCTGTATTGGCTGTCATGCCGTTACACCTGCTAATAAAATGCCAGAGACAGCACGTCTTGCACCTAATTTAACAAACTTTGGTGATAGGTCCCGTGTTGCAGGTATTTTAGATCACAATAAAGAAGAATTGAAAAATTGGGTCAAAAATCCTGAAACATACAAACCAGGCAATCAGATGACTGGTAAATACCAAGATTTGACTGATGCACAGCTTGATGCGTTAGCTGAGTATCTAATGGGCTTAAAAGTTCAGGAATAA
- the ctaD gene encoding cytochrome c oxidase subunit I translates to MSTIAQKKGFGATLWDFLTTVDHKKIAILYLIAGGIFFLMGGLEAVFIRIQLAVPNNDFVSAGAFNEIITMHGTTMIFLAAMPLLFAFMNAVMPLQIGARDVAFPFLNSLGFWLFFFGGVFLNLSWFTGAPDAGWTSYASLSLHSKGHGIDFYVLGLQISGLGTLIGGINFLVTIINMRAPGMTYMRMPLFTWSTFVASAMILFAFPPLTVGLTLMMFDRLFGANFFDITMGGNTVIWEHLFWIFGHPEVYILILPAFGIFSEIFSLFSRKRLFGYSSMVFATVLIGFLGFMVWAHHMFTTGLGPVANAIFAVATMAIGVPTGIKIFNWLFTMWGGSVKFTTPMYYAFGFIPSFVMGGVTGVMVATAAADYQYHDTYFVVAHFHYVIVGGVVLAILAATHLWWPKMFGTMLNETLGKITFWFFFIGFHLTFFIQHFLGLWGMPRRVFTFLPGQGYDAANMISSVGAAFMSIGVLVLLYNIIMTSVKNVKVGNDPWGDGRTLEWSIPSPPPFYNFKQLPLVRGLDALWLEKMEGKKGMTPAEPLGDIHMPNSSFIPFMISLGLFIAAFGAMYHVDKVAWALPVMIFGLLVTFGSMFVRSVKDDHGFHIHKEELQEEKGAKA, encoded by the coding sequence GTGAGTACCATTGCTCAAAAAAAGGGATTTGGCGCAACATTGTGGGACTTTTTAACAACAGTAGACCATAAAAAAATCGCCATCCTATATCTGATTGCAGGTGGAATTTTCTTCTTAATGGGCGGACTTGAGGCAGTTTTTATCCGCATCCAACTTGCAGTACCAAATAATGATTTTGTCAGTGCAGGCGCGTTTAATGAAATTATTACCATGCACGGAACGACCATGATTTTCTTAGCTGCCATGCCGCTTCTTTTTGCTTTTATGAATGCGGTTATGCCATTACAAATTGGTGCACGTGACGTTGCATTTCCATTTCTTAATTCTTTAGGCTTTTGGTTATTCTTTTTTGGAGGAGTGTTTCTAAACCTTTCATGGTTTACCGGTGCTCCTGATGCAGGGTGGACTTCCTATGCTTCGCTTTCACTTCACTCAAAAGGACACGGAATTGATTTTTATGTATTAGGATTACAGATTTCCGGTTTAGGTACATTAATCGGGGGGATCAACTTCCTAGTTACGATTATAAATATGCGTGCCCCTGGAATGACGTATATGAGGATGCCGTTGTTTACATGGTCAACATTTGTTGCATCCGCCATGATTTTATTCGCATTCCCTCCACTTACAGTTGGTCTTACGCTAATGATGTTTGACCGGTTGTTTGGAGCTAATTTCTTTGATATTACAATGGGTGGTAATACGGTTATTTGGGAGCATCTTTTCTGGATTTTCGGTCACCCTGAAGTTTATATCTTGATACTTCCGGCATTTGGTATTTTTTCAGAAATCTTTTCACTTTTCTCGAGAAAACGTCTATTCGGTTATTCTTCAATGGTTTTCGCGACCGTATTGATTGGTTTCTTAGGCTTCATGGTCTGGGCACACCATATGTTCACAACTGGTTTAGGACCTGTTGCAAATGCGATTTTCGCTGTCGCAACAATGGCAATTGGGGTTCCAACCGGAATTAAGATTTTTAACTGGCTGTTTACCATGTGGGGCGGCAGTGTTAAATTCACCACTCCAATGTATTATGCATTCGGATTTATTCCGTCTTTCGTAATGGGTGGTGTTACCGGCGTAATGGTTGCTACAGCGGCAGCGGACTATCAGTATCATGATACTTACTTTGTCGTTGCTCACTTCCACTATGTAATTGTCGGTGGGGTTGTATTGGCCATTCTTGCTGCGACCCATCTATGGTGGCCAAAAATGTTTGGTACAATGTTAAATGAAACATTAGGAAAAATTACCTTTTGGTTTTTCTTCATTGGTTTCCATTTAACATTCTTTATCCAGCATTTCTTAGGTCTTTGGGGAATGCCGCGCCGCGTCTTCACTTTCCTTCCAGGTCAAGGGTATGACGCTGCGAACATGATCAGTTCGGTTGGTGCTGCATTTATGTCCATTGGTGTTCTTGTTTTGCTTTATAACATTATTATGACTTCTGTAAAAAATGTTAAAGTTGGTAATGACCCATGGGGAGACGGACGAACTCTTGAATGGTCGATTCCATCACCGCCGCCATTCTATAACTTTAAACAACTTCCACTTGTTCGTGGCTTAGATGCTCTTTGGTTGGAAAAAATGGAAGGTAAAAAAGGCATGACACCTGCTGAACCACTTGGTGACATCCATATGCCGAATTCATCCTTCATTCCATTCATGATTTCACTTGGCTTGTTCATTGCCGCTTTTGGTGCAATGTATCATGTTGACAAGGTAGCATGGGCACTTCCAGTCATGATTTTTGGATTACTTGTAACATTTGGTTCCATGTTCGTAAGATCGGTAAAAGACGATCACGGTTTCCATATTCATAAAGAAGAATTACAAGAAGAAAAGGGGGCTAAGGCATAA
- a CDS encoding cytochrome (ubi)quinol oxidase subunit III, with the protein MHVEEKMTYETWPAAPEKSTLESKNKFLGFWLFLGGETVLFATLFATYLALKDKVPNTSQHLAKDLFELPLTFVATMLLLTSSLTSVYAMYHMKNFAFKKMMLWLGLTVLLGAAFLGLEVYEFNHYVHKFHHTFTSSAFGSAFYTLVGFHGAHVAFGLCWILTLMIRNSKRGLNLYNAPKFYVASLYWHFIDVVWVFIFTVVYLMGMVG; encoded by the coding sequence ATGCACGTTGAAGAGAAAATGACGTATGAAACATGGCCTGCGGCGCCGGAGAAATCCACCCTTGAATCAAAAAATAAATTTTTAGGATTTTGGTTATTCTTAGGGGGAGAGACAGTTCTTTTTGCTACTCTCTTTGCTACCTATCTTGCCTTAAAAGATAAGGTGCCAAATACAAGTCAGCATTTGGCAAAAGATTTGTTTGAATTGCCGCTTACATTTGTGGCAACGATGCTGTTATTAACAAGTTCGTTGACAAGTGTATATGCTATGTATCATATGAAAAACTTTGCCTTTAAGAAAATGATGTTATGGCTTGGACTTACAGTACTATTAGGTGCTGCATTCTTAGGGCTAGAGGTTTATGAATTCAACCATTATGTTCACAAATTTCATCATACCTTTACCAGTAGTGCGTTTGGTTCTGCCTTCTATACACTAGTGGGTTTCCATGGTGCGCACGTTGCGTTTGGGTTATGTTGGATTTTAACATTAATGATTCGTAACTCTAAACGGGGTCTAAACCTTTACAATGCACCAAAGTTTTATGTTGCAAGCCTTTATTGGCACTTCATTGATGTTGTATGGGTATTCATCTTTACTGTAGTATATTTAATGGGGATGGTGGGATAA
- the ctaF gene encoding cytochrome c oxidase subunit IVB, which translates to MTNQPLSSSNPRVDIEYRRRKSAEEMRYQVISFTLMIFLTLVAFAAVAMKGFTEWFTVPFILLLAAVQVVFQLFYFMHMSHKGHEAPTLFLFSGLFVGLTGILAFLTIVWW; encoded by the coding sequence ATGACAAATCAGCCATTAAGCTCAAGCAACCCAAGAGTCGATATTGAATATCGCCGCAGAAAGAGCGCGGAGGAAATGCGCTATCAAGTTATTTCCTTTACGTTGATGATTTTCTTAACATTAGTGGCATTTGCAGCAGTAGCAATGAAAGGATTTACTGAATGGTTTACAGTACCGTTTATTCTCCTATTAGCTGCGGTCCAAGTAGTATTTCAATTATTTTACTTCATGCATATGAGTCATAAAGGCCATGAAGCTCCAACACTGTTTCTGTTTTCCGGATTGTTTGTTGGATTAACTGGAATATTGGCGTTTCTTACCATTGTCTGGTGGTAA
- the ctaG gene encoding cytochrome c oxidase assembly factor CtaG, translated as MLTLDIFGFKALWSPYFLLILLALTAAYFLITITFRSKFQDSEPLKGKQAALFLTAMILLYAIKGSPLDLMGHLMFYIHGITMVILVLLIPPLFILSIPQWLWRSILQIKMIKPIFKLFTKPVIALLLFNGFFSFYHIPIIFDQVMQNRFYHGGYSILLFVLSVFMWWSLISPLSEYQPLSGIKKVAYLFANSMLITPACALIIFSDSSLYATYHDPEIWGKVMSLCVGPSIFSNLNLSGPELFSSMSLVDDQRLGGVVMKIIQEVIYAVILSQVFFEWYRKDQEESEREMKKQILNPNLVE; from the coding sequence GTGCTTACATTAGATATATTTGGTTTTAAAGCCCTTTGGAGCCCGTACTTTTTGCTAATCTTACTTGCACTGACTGCTGCCTATTTTCTAATTACCATTACATTTAGATCAAAGTTTCAGGATAGTGAACCACTAAAAGGAAAACAAGCTGCGTTATTTTTGACAGCAATGATATTATTGTATGCGATTAAAGGTTCACCACTTGATTTAATGGGACATCTAATGTTTTATATCCATGGGATTACGATGGTTATTTTAGTATTACTGATTCCTCCACTGTTTATTTTGTCGATCCCACAGTGGTTGTGGAGAAGCATACTTCAAATAAAGATGATCAAACCTATATTTAAGCTTTTTACAAAACCTGTTATTGCATTACTCTTATTTAACGGTTTCTTTTCCTTTTACCATATCCCAATCATTTTTGATCAGGTCATGCAAAATCGGTTTTACCATGGCGGGTACTCGATTCTTTTATTCGTTTTATCCGTATTTATGTGGTGGTCATTAATCAGTCCGCTTTCGGAGTATCAACCATTAAGTGGGATTAAAAAAGTAGCATACCTATTTGCAAATAGTATGTTAATTACACCTGCATGTGCTCTGATTATTTTTTCAGATTCTTCATTATATGCAACTTACCATGACCCGGAAATTTGGGGAAAAGTAATGAGTCTATGTGTAGGACCCTCCATATTTTCAAATTTAAACTTAAGTGGACCGGAGTTATTTAGCTCGATGTCATTGGTTGATGACCAACGGCTGGGCGGTGTAGTGATGAAAATTATTCAGGAAGTCATTTATGCTGTTATTTTATCTCAGGTATTTTTTGAATGGTATCGTAAAGATCAAGAAGAATCTGAACGTGAAATGAAGAAGCAAATCTTAAATCCTAATCTTGTTGAATAA
- a CDS encoding DUF420 domain-containing protein, which translates to MNSLPILPTISTSFIVLSAITVAIGWWQIKQRKIEAHKKTMFVAGVFALIFFIIYASRTIFIGNTSFGGPEEIKIYYTIFLVFHITLATIGAVFGIVSILTGYKNNLSVHRKLGPITSIIWFFTAITGVAVYLLLYVFYRGGETTSLIKAILGL; encoded by the coding sequence ATGAATTCATTACCGATTTTACCTACAATCAGTACTTCTTTTATTGTTTTAAGCGCAATTACAGTTGCGATTGGCTGGTGGCAAATAAAACAAAGAAAAATTGAAGCCCACAAAAAGACGATGTTTGTTGCCGGGGTTTTTGCACTTATCTTTTTTATTATTTATGCTTCACGGACAATTTTTATTGGGAATACTTCTTTTGGCGGACCAGAAGAGATAAAAATTTATTACACAATATTTTTGGTTTTTCATATCACTTTAGCAACAATCGGGGCGGTATTCGGGATTGTTTCTATATTAACAGGTTATAAGAATAATCTTTCAGTCCATCGTAAGCTTGGGCCTATAACCAGTATCATTTGGTTCTTTACTGCAATTACAGGAGTAGCGGTCTATCTTTTATTGTATGTTTTTTATCGTGGTGGCGAGACAACTTCGCTGATCAAAGCGATTCTTGGTCTCTAA
- a CDS encoding YugN family protein, protein MKFENTGIEKLKADLNRLDEFMHDHGLIRAGQWDYERVTYDRKFELKEGVFYLRVQGYSIEGDVDTFKATIQLMTPILGKHYYPHGVEYGEGENFPASLVNQCKKILETVKEEASKFAL, encoded by the coding sequence ATGAAATTCGAGAATACTGGAATTGAAAAATTAAAAGCGGATTTGAACCGTTTAGATGAGTTTATGCATGATCATGGTTTGATTCGTGCAGGACAATGGGATTACGAACGTGTTACATATGACCGCAAATTTGAATTAAAAGAAGGGGTATTTTACCTTCGTGTCCAAGGTTATTCGATTGAAGGTGACGTCGATACATTTAAAGCAACCATTCAATTGATGACACCAATTTTAGGTAAACACTATTATCCACATGGCGTCGAGTATGGCGAAGGAGAGAACTTCCCAGCTTCCCTAGTGAATCAATGCAAAAAGATCCTCGAAACGGTAAAAGAAGAAGCTAGTAAATTTGCATTATAA
- a CDS encoding CBS domain-containing protein produces MEEIRDIMTENVESCTLLDNMFEVAVKMKDLNVGAIPIVDQEKVVGMITDRDIVIRGVAEKHPGSTKVEDIMSKTLVTVTPDTSSKEAAKLMAEHQIRRLPVVDNGKLIGIVSLGDFAIRELTDDQAKKALTEISEQNYNGVQH; encoded by the coding sequence ATGGAAGAAATACGTGATATTATGACAGAAAATGTAGAAAGTTGTACATTATTAGATAATATGTTTGAGGTTGCAGTAAAAATGAAGGATCTTAATGTTGGAGCTATTCCAATTGTCGATCAGGAAAAGGTTGTCGGCATGATTACAGACAGAGATATTGTAATCAGAGGAGTGGCTGAAAAACATCCTGGTTCAACTAAAGTTGAAGATATTATGAGTAAGACACTGGTAACTGTCACCCCAGACACTTCTAGTAAGGAAGCAGCAAAGTTAATGGCTGAGCATCAAATTCGCCGTTTACCTGTAGTAGACAATGGAAAGTTAATAGGTATCGTTTCACTTGGTGATTTTGCAATCCGCGAATTAACGGATGACCAGGCAAAGAAGGCATTGACAGAAATTTCCGAGCAGAACTATAATGGTGTGCAACACTAG
- a CDS encoding CAP domain-containing protein encodes MPLRTLFRILILSVVFLTIGFYVSINEKNDSNILIKEDHSLEMKQSLPQGPNNQTVNKTSLEKPKEGLALLIGQDVTVLEKELGTPERIDESMYGYQWYIYNQNYNRYLQVGVENNQVVTIFAIGETLDISPFEIGQPVEEIFNTQFFDTNFNLEVNGNSYRFELNDTDLNIRPLVKIGDIYVQLYIDKFTGNLSSVRFMSAETLIKQRPYELVYSGDLINADEPNEDAWKLIEKGMAQQIFDITNVLRVKNKIKPLIWDEMTAEAAYGHSKDMAENNDFSHTSKKYGDLTNRLKTAEVAYLAAGENIAANYTDGPAVVVGWLNSKGHRETLLNKDYTHLGVGVYQKYYTQNFIQKTEQ; translated from the coding sequence ATGCCTCTGCGTACTCTTTTTAGAATTCTGATACTTTCAGTTGTTTTTTTAACAATTGGTTTTTATGTTAGCATAAATGAAAAAAATGATAGTAATATTTTGATTAAAGAAGATCATTCCTTAGAAATGAAACAATCTTTGCCTCAGGGTCCTAATAATCAGACAGTAAATAAAACATCCTTAGAAAAACCAAAAGAAGGGTTAGCTTTATTGATTGGTCAAGATGTTACTGTGTTAGAAAAGGAATTGGGAACCCCCGAAAGAATCGATGAATCAATGTATGGCTATCAGTGGTATATTTATAATCAGAATTATAACCGGTACTTACAGGTAGGTGTCGAAAATAATCAGGTCGTGACAATTTTTGCGATTGGTGAAACTCTAGATATTTCTCCGTTTGAAATCGGTCAGCCGGTAGAGGAAATTTTTAATACGCAATTTTTTGATACAAATTTTAATTTAGAAGTAAACGGAAATTCCTACAGATTTGAACTGAATGATACCGATTTGAATATTCGCCCATTGGTTAAAATAGGGGATATTTATGTCCAACTCTATATCGATAAGTTTACTGGCAACCTATCAAGTGTCCGCTTCATGAGTGCAGAAACACTAATTAAACAACGTCCGTACGAACTTGTTTATAGTGGAGATTTGATTAATGCAGATGAACCTAATGAGGATGCATGGAAATTGATTGAAAAAGGTATGGCTCAGCAGATTTTTGATATCACTAATGTCTTACGAGTTAAGAATAAAATAAAACCGTTAATCTGGGATGAGATGACAGCTGAAGCTGCTTACGGGCATAGTAAGGATATGGCTGAAAATAATGATTTTTCCCATACGTCTAAGAAATATGGCGACCTGACTAATCGATTAAAAACAGCAGAAGTCGCCTACCTTGCTGCAGGTGAAAATATTGCAGCAAATTATACTGATGGCCCAGCCGTTGTGGTGGGGTGGCTAAATAGTAAGGGGCACAGAGAAACGTTATTAAATAAAGATTATACTCATCTTGGTGTCGGGGTATATCAAAAATATTATACTCAAAATTTTATCCAAAAAACAGAACAATAA
- a CDS encoding PaaI family thioesterase: MKDELRQLLESCLETGSETDLQAIASLLDGVQRKIKRNRSTFIDGILHMERNFDQNSCEITIPITPIINNNLDIVHGGITATVLDTAMGVLANQLLPEGFGAVTNQLNIHYIAPGIGETLRCKADIVHKGSKTMVISGEAFRSDGKKIAYATGTFFIIKK, translated from the coding sequence ATGAAAGACGAATTGCGTCAATTATTAGAATCATGTCTTGAAACTGGGTCAGAAACAGACTTACAGGCCATTGCCAGCCTATTAGATGGCGTCCAAAGAAAGATTAAGCGAAACAGGAGCACTTTTATTGATGGAATTCTTCATATGGAAAGAAATTTTGACCAAAATTCCTGCGAAATTACCATTCCTATTACTCCCATTATTAATAATAATCTAGATATTGTTCACGGCGGGATCACCGCAACGGTTCTCGATACGGCCATGGGTGTCTTAGCCAATCAACTACTTCCAGAGGGATTTGGAGCTGTAACAAATCAGCTTAATATTCATTATATCGCTCCAGGAATCGGAGAAACACTTCGATGTAAAGCAGATATTGTTCATAAAGGCAGCAAAACAATGGTTATATCTGGAGAAGCATTCCGTAGTGACGGAAAAAAAATCGCTTATGCGACAGGAACTTTTTTTATCATAAAAAAATAA
- a CDS encoding YlbD family protein has protein sequence MTQKKLNPSVLKFKEFVKNNPKIIKEVRNGKATLQELYEDWYLLGEEDKRWDDIGSENDSEPETNNESKGDWMSNIMGMVKKIDPNQMQNHINNLSQALGAIQGVISQFQGGNAASGSVKPQEGPKHPFSFRKD, from the coding sequence ATGACGCAAAAAAAACTGAATCCTTCCGTGCTCAAATTCAAAGAATTTGTAAAAAATAATCCGAAAATCATCAAAGAGGTTCGGAATGGGAAGGCAACCTTACAAGAATTATATGAGGATTGGTACTTATTAGGGGAAGAGGATAAACGCTGGGACGACATCGGTTCTGAAAATGATTCAGAACCTGAAACAAATAATGAGTCCAAGGGGGATTGGATGTCTAATATTATGGGTATGGTCAAAAAAATAGATCCAAATCAAATGCAAAATCATATTAATAACTTAAGTCAGGCATTAGGAGCGATTCAGGGCGTTATTTCACAATTTCAAGGTGGTAATGCTGCTTCAGGATCGGTAAAGCCACAAGAAGGCCCAAAACATCCTTTTTCATTTCGAAAAGACTAA
- a CDS encoding YlbE-like family protein, with protein sequence MRKEVLDYLERQKDLKQFVREQPLWYRKLTRNPEALQSLEIASLHYYKKTLPDQVEKFSNSVQMASMMYNMFQAMKTQS encoded by the coding sequence ATGAGAAAAGAGGTACTAGACTATTTAGAACGTCAAAAGGATCTAAAGCAATTTGTTCGAGAACAGCCGCTATGGTATCGGAAACTGACAAGAAATCCTGAAGCTTTACAGTCGCTTGAAATAGCGTCGTTACACTATTATAAAAAGACATTACCTGATCAGGTTGAAAAATTTTCCAATAGCGTCCAAATGGCCTCTATGATGTACAATATGTTTCAAGCAATGAAAACACAAAGTTAA
- a CDS encoding YlbF family regulator: protein MLATSERIELLEYAEGLAKMVVESDIAEQYQICLYKMQSNRETQRKISQFVSLKELYEEVQRFGKYHPDYKGVMMKIREYKREMDLDPLVAEFKLAENDLQSFLDQISMLIGSAVSKHIKVPTGNPFFDNGHGCGSGGSCGCSN, encoded by the coding sequence GTGCTTGCTACTAGTGAGAGAATTGAATTATTGGAATATGCTGAAGGCTTAGCTAAGATGGTAGTAGAATCTGACATTGCTGAACAATACCAAATTTGTTTATATAAAATGCAAAGTAACAGGGAAACACAGCGGAAAATATCTCAATTTGTCAGCTTAAAGGAACTTTATGAAGAAGTTCAACGCTTTGGGAAATACCATCCAGATTATAAAGGAGTCATGATGAAAATCCGCGAATATAAACGGGAAATGGATTTGGACCCATTGGTAGCAGAGTTCAAGTTGGCGGAGAATGATTTGCAAAGTTTCTTAGATCAAATTAGCATGCTAATTGGTAGTGCGGTGTCTAAACATATAAAGGTCCCTACTGGGAACCCGTTTTTTGATAATGGTCATGGTTGTGGCAGTGGTGGCAGCTGCGGATGCAGCAATTGA